Proteins encoded in a region of the Streptomyces sp. NBC_01471 genome:
- the dcd gene encoding dCTP deaminase: protein MILTGPEINAAVTDGRLRITPFTPDQTNPNSYNVRLAPTLLTYTAKVIDAHQVNLTRSVLIGEDGYVLQPGELYLGHTVEEVGSDVFVPLLFGRSSVGRLGLFVEITAPIGDIGFHGQWTLMLSPIRPLRVYAGMKIGQIMFFVSTGDVDLYRGKYQGASGPQSSRYWRDAARIQAVAS, encoded by the coding sequence ATGATCCTCACCGGGCCTGAGATCAACGCTGCCGTGACCGACGGACGCTTACGGATCACCCCCTTCACTCCGGACCAGACGAACCCCAACAGCTACAACGTCCGCCTCGCTCCGACTCTGCTGACGTACACCGCCAAGGTGATCGACGCCCACCAAGTCAATCTCACGCGCTCGGTCCTGATCGGCGAGGACGGGTACGTCCTCCAGCCCGGCGAGCTGTACCTCGGCCACACCGTCGAGGAGGTCGGCTCCGACGTCTTCGTCCCCCTGCTCTTCGGCCGCTCCTCGGTCGGGCGCCTCGGCCTGTTCGTCGAAATCACCGCGCCGATCGGAGACATCGGCTTCCACGGCCAGTGGACCTTGATGCTCTCGCCCATCCGCCCGCTGCGGGTCTACGCGGGCATGAAGATCGGGCAGATCATGTTCTTCGTCTCCACTGGTGACGTCGACCTCTACCGCGGCAAGTACCAGGGTGCCTCCGGCCCGCAGTCCTCTCGGTACTGGCGGGACGCGGCACGCATCCAGGCAGTCGCCTCATGA
- a CDS encoding metallophosphoesterase, which yields MNRQLRQIIATTDVHSAFDSATPMLTYLHAARPDSLIVDCGDFFEGSGYYHLGKGRIEREALTTLYDLIAPGNHGWPHYFEPQLQQMTVCANTSDDSGNPLFDRVRIQDIGGRRVAITAVMGPQAFHTIPVGQRADHRVSNPAQALREVMLEHHHRADAWIVLSHSGFKEDLKLAAACPFADVVFAGHCHSDTLGPVHVGDTLVVKGRELGVGYAAAEPVGSGWAARTCAFPDASATPRHLTALLDEIATVGQQLRSPLGTLDEPFRNAPLDRRWLLEEIASRLHCGLGADAVVLNETALRSVELGTTLTVGNLLAIEPFGNQLVHAFLPEQHAQDHDKLLDRLTERVGPLIVAPAPLPSAIRTVLTTDYLADTCLGGRTHPAGIRLGQAVRHVLTAPIPNPTESQERGEQ from the coding sequence GTGAACCGGCAACTCCGGCAGATCATCGCCACGACCGACGTCCACTCCGCGTTCGACTCGGCCACCCCGATGCTCACCTACCTCCACGCTGCCAGGCCCGACAGCCTGATCGTGGACTGCGGCGACTTCTTCGAGGGGAGCGGCTACTACCACCTCGGCAAGGGACGCATCGAACGCGAAGCCCTCACCACCCTGTACGACCTCATCGCGCCCGGAAACCACGGCTGGCCGCACTACTTCGAGCCGCAGCTCCAGCAGATGACGGTGTGCGCGAACACGAGCGACGACAGCGGCAATCCGCTCTTCGACCGCGTACGCATCCAGGACATCGGCGGACGCCGAGTCGCAATCACCGCCGTCATGGGCCCGCAGGCGTTCCACACCATCCCCGTCGGCCAACGCGCCGACCACCGCGTCAGCAATCCAGCCCAGGCCCTGCGCGAGGTGATGCTGGAGCACCACCACCGCGCCGACGCCTGGATAGTGCTGTCCCACTCCGGCTTCAAGGAGGATCTGAAACTGGCCGCCGCCTGCCCGTTTGCCGACGTCGTCTTCGCCGGGCACTGCCACAGCGACACCCTCGGCCCCGTGCACGTCGGCGACACGCTCGTGGTCAAGGGACGCGAACTCGGAGTCGGGTACGCCGCTGCCGAGCCCGTTGGAAGCGGCTGGGCCGCCCGCACCTGCGCTTTCCCTGACGCCTCTGCCACTCCCCGCCACCTCACCGCACTGCTGGACGAGATCGCGACCGTCGGACAGCAGCTCCGGAGCCCCCTCGGCACGCTGGACGAGCCCTTCCGAAACGCGCCCCTGGACCGCCGCTGGCTCCTTGAAGAGATCGCCAGCCGACTGCACTGCGGTCTCGGCGCTGACGCGGTCGTGCTCAACGAGACCGCCCTGCGCTCCGTGGAGCTCGGCACCACTCTCACCGTCGGGAATCTGCTGGCCATCGAGCCCTTCGGTAACCAGCTCGTGCACGCCTTCCTCCCCGAGCAACACGCCCAGGACCACGACAAGTTGCTCGACCGCCTCACCGAACGGGTCGGTCCCCTGATCGTCGCCCCTGCTCCCCTGCCCTCGGCGATCCGCACCGTACTGACCACCGACTACCTCGCCGACACCTGCCTCGGCGGGCGAACCCACCCAGCAGGTATCCGGCTCGGTCAGGCCGTACGCCACGTCCTGACTGCCCCAATCCCCAACCCCACCGAGTCCCAAGAAAGAGGCGAGCAATGA
- a CDS encoding UDP-N-acetylglucosamine 1-carboxyvinyltransferase has protein sequence MVAVRPSIPLAGAVTVDGSKNAALPLLAAAAAMHRPVHLSNVPANTDVETMLTLLQQSGWHAARPVSDPHTAVILPSDKLQPDPDPQVAARIRASYYLVPALLGAYGRARLPWPGGCAIGERGMEQHFKVYERFGDRSTVDDHGYLVEAAVGGHGTVSIMLPFRSRGATIAALLRAVVADRPLRLGQPNLSPEVLSVVEALKTSGWECRISETIIALQPPRSASGDTLVWKVPGDKIEAGTLACAVAVTGGNAQILGVHSDDIAPLVNALRWLGIPAEAQNGTLAVQAEGAQPTGRPLRAIASLSPGGLDADFEPPLIALALTLPGNHLFADDINPGRHGNLLPQLTRLGATIDELSPTQCRFTGPQQLTGAGVEATDIRTGSALLIAGLTAHGVTTLGGLEQLHRGHADLPVKLHTLGADICEVLP, from the coding sequence CCCTGCCCTTGCTGGCCGCCGCGGCGGCCATGCACCGCCCTGTGCACCTGAGCAATGTCCCGGCGAACACAGATGTCGAGACGATGCTCACCCTTCTTCAGCAGTCCGGCTGGCATGCGGCCCGCCCGGTCAGCGACCCCCACACCGCGGTGATCCTGCCGAGCGACAAACTGCAGCCGGATCCGGATCCCCAGGTCGCTGCCCGCATCCGGGCCTCGTACTACCTGGTTCCGGCCTTGCTCGGCGCATACGGACGAGCCCGTCTGCCGTGGCCGGGCGGCTGCGCCATCGGAGAACGCGGGATGGAGCAGCACTTCAAGGTGTATGAGCGCTTCGGCGACCGCTCGACTGTCGATGACCATGGCTACCTCGTAGAGGCGGCCGTGGGTGGACACGGCACGGTGTCGATCATGTTGCCCTTCCGGTCTCGCGGCGCGACCATCGCTGCCCTCCTCCGCGCGGTCGTCGCCGATCGGCCGCTGCGCCTGGGGCAACCGAATTTGTCGCCCGAAGTACTGAGCGTCGTGGAGGCGTTGAAGACATCCGGATGGGAGTGCCGGATCAGCGAGACCATCATTGCGCTTCAGCCGCCTCGTTCCGCTTCCGGCGACACCCTCGTGTGGAAGGTACCCGGGGACAAAATCGAGGCCGGCACCCTGGCCTGCGCCGTCGCGGTGACCGGCGGCAACGCACAGATCCTCGGCGTACACAGTGACGACATCGCGCCCCTGGTCAACGCACTGCGCTGGCTCGGCATACCCGCGGAGGCCCAGAACGGCACCCTCGCCGTCCAGGCCGAGGGCGCCCAGCCCACCGGCCGCCCGCTGCGAGCCATTGCATCCCTGTCTCCCGGCGGTCTGGACGCAGACTTCGAACCACCGCTGATTGCCCTGGCCCTCACTCTCCCCGGCAACCACCTGTTCGCCGACGACATCAACCCCGGCCGCCACGGCAACCTGCTGCCCCAGCTCACCCGCCTGGGCGCCACGATCGACGAGCTGTCGCCCACCCAGTGCCGCTTCACCGGTCCACAGCAGCTGACCGGTGCCGGAGTGGAGGCCACCGACATCCGCACAGGCTCCGCCCTCCTCATCGCCGGCCTCACCGCTCACGGCGTCACCACGCTCGGCGGCCTCGAACAGCTCCACCGCGGCCACGCCGACCTGCCCGTCAAGCTGCATACCCTCGGAGCGGACATCTGCGAGGTACTCCCGTGA